Sequence from the Streptomyces sp. R33 genome:
CTCGAGCGGGTGGTCCCGCGATTCCACCAGCCCGTCCGTGTACAGCGCGAGCAGGGACCCCTCCGGGAGGTCCACCTCGACCTCCTCGAACGGCTCTCCGCCCACTCCCAGCGGCATCCCGGGCGGTACCTCCAGCAGCAGTGCGGGCCGCGGCGGGGCGCCCGGCTCCGCCGGTTCCACCAGTACGGGCGGCATGTGGCCGGCGTTGGCGATGGTGCAGCGCCGGGTCACCGGGTCGTAGACGGCGTACACGCAGGTCGCGAGGTACACCTCGGAGCGGTCCGCGTCCCGCGAGTGCAGGGCCGCCCGGGAGGCCTGCTGGGAGCCGCCGGGCGCGCCGAGCCCGCGGGCGATCTCGTCCAGCGCGGTCAGCACCTCCGCCGGTTCCAGGTCCAGCAGCGCCAGGGTGCGTACGGCGGTGCGCAGTTCGCCCATCGCGACGGCCGCCCGCAGTCCGCGGCCCATGACGTCGCCGACGACCAGCGCCGTGCGGTGGCCGGGCAGCTCGATGACGTCGAACCAGTCCCCGCCGACCTCGGTGGCCGCGTTCCCCGGCAGGTACCGGCAGGCGATGTCCAGGCCGGCCGCCTCGGGGTCCCCGGGCGGCAGCAGGCTGCGCTGCAGTATCAGGGCCCGTTCGTGCTCGCGCCGGTAGAGGCGGGCGTTGTCGATGCAGACGGCGGCCCGGGCGGCGAGCTCCACGGCCACCGCCCGGTCCCGTTCCCCGAAGGGCTCGCTGCCCTTCGTACGGGAGAACTGGGCGAGCCCGACGACGGTGTCGTGCGCGACCATCGGTACGACGAGGGTGGACTGCACGAGGTCGTCCGCTCCGCCGCCCTCGATCAGCCGCGGCCGCGCGGTGCGCAGGGCGAGCGCCCCGGGCGAGGCCGCCGGGTAGCGGTGGACCTCCCCTACGGAGACCAGTGCGCCCGGGCCGGACAGCGGGGCGTCCGACACGGCCGAGGCGAAGGCGACGCGCCGCAGGGGCGCGGAGGGCGCCCGGCCGGCGCCCAGCCCGGGCGGCAGCGAGGGCACGCCGGGGCCCTGCGGCCGGGCGGGCCGGTCGTCGTCGCCGAGCAGCAGCCCCTGGTAGAGGTCGACGGCGGCGAGGTCGCAGAAGCCCGGGACGGTCACGTCCAGGAGTTCGCGAGCGGTGGTCTCGAGGTCGAGGGAGTTGCCGATGCGGTGCCCGGCCTCGTTGAGCAGGGCGAGATTGCGCCGGACCCCGGCGGCCTCGCGGGCGGCGAGGTGGCGGCGGGTGACGTCGGTGCCCAGGCCCGCGACGCCGATGGGGCGGCCGGTGCCGCCGTGGACGCGGTAGAGGTTGATGGACCAGTGGCGGTGCTCCCGGCTGCCGGGGGCGGCGCCGGTGATCCGGAGGTCGGTGACGGAGTCACCGGTCTCCAGGACCCGCCGCAGGGCCTCGGCCATCCGGTCGGCCTCCTGGGGCGGGAGGTAGTCGTGGACGGTGCGGCCGCGGTGTTCCTCGACGGCGCCGCCGAAGACGGTCGCGAAACGGCGGTTGGCGCGCTGCACGGTGAGGTCCGTACCGAAGAGCAGGAAGCCGAAAGGAGATTGGCCGAATATGGCCTGCGAGGCTGCGAGATCGGATTCGATCCGGCGCAGCGCGCGTACGTCGACCACGACGCACAGCGCGGCCCGCTCGGCGGTCTCGGTCTGGGTGGGCATCACATAGATCTCGGCCACGCCGTGCGCGCCGTTCCCGCCGGGGATCCGGAAGGGGACGAGGCCGGTCCATTCCTTGCCGTCGAGGATCTCGGCCACCCTGCGGTGCCCGCCGGCGCGCAGCTCCGGCGGCATGAAGGCGTCCACCGGGTCCCGGCCCACGGCCTGTGCGGCGGTCAGCCCGAACAGCTCCTCGGCGCGCAGGCTCCACTGGTCGATGAGCCCGTCGGGTCCGATGGAGAAGGACGCGACCTTTATGTAGTCATATATCGAGCCAGGCGGGCTGCTGTGCCACAGGGAGTCGTGCCATGTCTCCCCGGGCACACGGGCCTGATGTGCCTGCGCAGGTATCTCGCTCACGCGACCGTCCCCTCCAGCTCACCGCAACCGGACCGGCCATGACCGAAGTATTCAGCACCACGGCCCCGCACGGCACGGCGTTCACGATCACAAAAAGGTCCCGACTATTTCGAGCCATGCCCTGTGATCGTCGGCCATCCTTCACCTTGTTACTCACCAGGAAGTGCCAACTCGAACCACACGGTCTTGCCCGATTTCCCGTGCCGCGTCCCCCAGCGCTGTGCGGAGGCGGCCACCAGGTGAAGACCCCGGCCCCCCTCGTCGTCCGGCTTCGCGACCCGTTCACGGGGCGGATCCGGAAGCGGATCGGAAACCTCCACGAGCAGGGCGGCGCCTCCCGTCACACTTCCACTGGCCGGATTGCGCCGCACCAGCCGGACGCCGATGGGACCGGAGGCGTACCTCAGTGAATTGGTGACCAGCTCGCTGACCAGCAGGACGGTGACGTCGCCGACGGAGTCCAGGCCCCAGGATCCGAGCGTGCCGCGGACGGCGTGCCGGGCGGTGCGTACGACTCCGGGTTCGGCGGGGAAGGCCCACTCGGCGCATTCACCGTCTGTGTCGATCACGCCGATCACTTCCCGGGCCGGCATCGACCCCAGTCCGATTCATCAGGGACAGAGCCACGAAGGGCAGTACACGATTGGGACTAATAGCGACATACCCGATATTCGAGGCGTCGTACCACCCCATCCTTCACGCACCGGCGCACTGTGGCGCAGACGGCCCAGCGCACGCGCGTCACGCGCCCCCGTGCGACCTGGCGTGCTGCTCGTCGCGCTCGGCGCGCAGCCGGCGTCCGGCCTCGGCGACCGCCGGCCGGTCCTGGTCGAGCCAGTCCACCGAGTCGAGCTCCTCGGGTCCGAGCCAGCGCAGCTCGTCGTGGTCCTCGAGCGGTGCGGGTTCGCCGGACAGCAGCCGTGCGGTCCACACGTGCAGGACGAGCCCGGGCCTGAGCGGCCACTCCCCCGGGATCCGCTCCAGCGGCTCGGCCTCCACGCCGAGCTCCTCGCGCAGTTCGCGTACGAGCGCCTCGGGCACGGACTCGCCCTGCTCGGCCTTCCCGCCCGGCAGCTCCCAGCGTCCGGCCAGCTCCGGGGGTGCGCTGCGGCGGGCGGCCAGCAGGCGGCCCTCATGACAAAGGGCTCCGCCCACGACCACTCGTACCGTCATGGGGCGGAGCCTATGTCAACGCAGGGATGCTCAGTTCGTCGTGGCCGTCTGACCGATCCGCTCGACCCAGTACAGCTGCTTGTGGCCTCTGTCTTCGAGGCTGTCGACGACCTTCTGGGCCTCGGCCCGGGTGGAGTACCGGCCCACCCGGTAGCGGTTGCCGTTGTCGTCCTGACGTATGACCAGCCATTGGAGCAGGGCACCGCCGTCGTTCATCGCGTTTCACCCTCCGCCGATGTACCTGCCCGGGAAACCGCATTGCGCATATGCCCGAGCTTACGCCCGACCTTTACGGAGCGGATACGGTTTTTCACGAAGAGGTACCTCGCAGGCGTACGCATCCGGCCACGCGTACGAGCGGGCCGTGTACGCCGGTTCAGAACCGGCGCACCGTGGGCATCGGCAACACCACCGCACCTCCCTGCGGCGCCTTGCGGCAGACGTCACCGCAGGCGGCGTCGAGGGAGCAGCAGAGGGAGCAGATCGGCCCCGATTGCACGGGGCAGTCGGCGATGTCGGGGAGTTCGTACGCCGTTTCGCACACGGAGCAGGTGTGGGTGGCGGTGACGTCCAGGGCCTGCGCCCCCGGCCCTCCCCCGGAGCCTTCGGCCCGGGAGGCCCCCCAAACGCCGTTCGGCCTGGCCAGGTAGTACTTCCCTCCGGTCGCCCAGGCGATCAAAGGGCACAGGACGAGGGCGAGTCCGGCCGCGATGAAGGTGGAGAACGCCTCGGCGTAGGGGCCGAACAGTCCGAAGAAGGCGAGGATCGAAACGGTGGAGGCGATCACCATTGCGCCGAAACCCGCCGGGTTGACGGCGTAGAGGTACGCCCGCTTGAACTCGATGTACGGCGGGCTGAGTCCGAGCCGCTTGTTGATCACGAGGTCCGCGGCGACGGCGGCGATCCACGCGATGCCGACGTTGGAGTAGAAGCCGAGCAGCTTGCCGAGCATCGCGAACATGTCGAGCTCCATCAGCGTCAGCGCGATGCCGAGGTTGAGGAAGATGTACCAGACCCGGCCGGGGTGGCGGTGGGTGATGCGGGAGAAGAAGTTCGACCAGGACAGCGAGCCGCTGTAGGCGTTGGTGACGTTGATCTTCACCTGGGAGACGATCACGAAGAGTGCGGCGGCGGGCAGCGCGAAGGAGCCGAGCCACGGGCGCAGGGCTTCGATCTGCGGGGCGATCGGCTCCAGGGCGTGCGTCTTGCCGACCGTTTCGAGGGCCGCGAAGGCGAGGAAGGCCCCGCCGAGCTGTTTGGCGGCCCCGATGATCACCCAGCCGGGGCCCGCGGCGAGCACCGCGGTCCTCCATGTACGGCTGTTGGCCGCGGTCTTGGCCGGCATGAACCGCAGGTAGTCGGCCTGTTCTCCGATCTGGGCGATGAGCGAGAGGGCGATGCCGGTCCCGAAGCCGAACCCCGTCCAGGAGAAGCCGGCCCCGGCGCCCTCGGTGCCGCCGAAGTGCGTGAACGCACCCCAGGCGTCCGGGGCCTGGAAGGCGAGCACGAGGAACGGCAGCACCAGGCCGATCAGCCAGACGGGCTGGGTCCACGCCTGCACCTTGGCGAGCGCGCCCATGCCCTTGAACACGATCGGGATCACGATGAGCGTCGTGACCAGGTACCCGATCTCAACGGGGAGCCCCATCGCCTGGTGCATGGCCTGGGCCATGATCGAGCCTTCGAGGGCGAAGAAAATGAAGGTGAAGGAGGCGTAGATGAGGGAGGTGAGGGTGGACCCGAAGTAGCCGAAGCCGGCGCCCCGGGTGATCAGGTCCATGTCCAGCCCATACGTGGCGCACGCCC
This genomic interval carries:
- a CDS encoding SpoIIE family protein phosphatase; amino-acid sequence: MPAQAHQARVPGETWHDSLWHSSPPGSIYDYIKVASFSIGPDGLIDQWSLRAEELFGLTAAQAVGRDPVDAFMPPELRAGGHRRVAEILDGKEWTGLVPFRIPGGNGAHGVAEIYVMPTQTETAERAALCVVVDVRALRRIESDLAASQAIFGQSPFGFLLFGTDLTVQRANRRFATVFGGAVEEHRGRTVHDYLPPQEADRMAEALRRVLETGDSVTDLRITGAAPGSREHRHWSINLYRVHGGTGRPIGVAGLGTDVTRRHLAAREAAGVRRNLALLNEAGHRIGNSLDLETTARELLDVTVPGFCDLAAVDLYQGLLLGDDDRPARPQGPGVPSLPPGLGAGRAPSAPLRRVAFASAVSDAPLSGPGALVSVGEVHRYPAASPGALALRTARPRLIEGGGADDLVQSTLVVPMVAHDTVVGLAQFSRTKGSEPFGERDRAVAVELAARAAVCIDNARLYRREHERALILQRSLLPPGDPEAAGLDIACRYLPGNAATEVGGDWFDVIELPGHRTALVVGDVMGRGLRAAVAMGELRTAVRTLALLDLEPAEVLTALDEIARGLGAPGGSQQASRAALHSRDADRSEVYLATCVYAVYDPVTRRCTIANAGHMPPVLVEPAEPGAPPRPALLLEVPPGMPLGVGGEPFEEVEVDLPEGSLLALYTDGLVESRDHPLEEGLRGLRDALSDPVRPLEDVCDHVLNTLDTRHGEDDIALLMARVQGLPVEAVGDWQLPREARSVGRARELARGKLPAWGLEGLLDTTELLVSELVTNALRYGEGEIRLRLLLDRTLVCEVWDGNLVQPRRRRARDTDEGGRGLQLVGMLSAGWGTRRTHRGKTVWFELPLPGAAAVAVSELSAEQLLSMYG
- a CDS encoding ATP-binding protein, which gives rise to MIGVIDTDGECAEWAFPAEPGVVRTARHAVRGTLGSWGLDSVGDVTVLLVSELVTNSLRYASGPIGVRLVRRNPASGSVTGGAALLVEVSDPLPDPPRERVAKPDDEGGRGLHLVAASAQRWGTRHGKSGKTVWFELALPGE
- a CDS encoding (deoxy)nucleoside triphosphate pyrophosphohydrolase; its protein translation is MTVRVVVGGALCHEGRLLAARRSAPPELAGRWELPGGKAEQGESVPEALVRELREELGVEAEPLERIPGEWPLRPGLVLHVWTARLLSGEPAPLEDHDELRWLGPEELDSVDWLDQDRPAVAEAGRRLRAERDEQHARSHGGA
- a CDS encoding SPOR domain-containing protein, yielding MNDGGALLQWLVIRQDDNGNRYRVGRYSTRAEAQKVVDSLEDRGHKQLYWVERIGQTATTN
- a CDS encoding cytosine permease; its protein translation is MTDTAAAKAATPGPGPASAPRRSYAKLAADESREDYSLRYAPHSFRRWSPATVAGTALGGIAYLADFAIGASIVFAYGFTSGLAAILTAAAVIFLTGIPIARACATYGLDMDLITRGAGFGYFGSTLTSLIYASFTFIFFALEGSIMAQAMHQAMGLPVEIGYLVTTLIVIPIVFKGMGALAKVQAWTQPVWLIGLVLPFLVLAFQAPDAWGAFTHFGGTEGAGAGFSWTGFGFGTGIALSLIAQIGEQADYLRFMPAKTAANSRTWRTAVLAAGPGWVIIGAAKQLGGAFLAFAALETVGKTHALEPIAPQIEALRPWLGSFALPAAALFVIVSQVKINVTNAYSGSLSWSNFFSRITHRHPGRVWYIFLNLGIALTLMELDMFAMLGKLLGFYSNVGIAWIAAVAADLVINKRLGLSPPYIEFKRAYLYAVNPAGFGAMVIASTVSILAFFGLFGPYAEAFSTFIAAGLALVLCPLIAWATGGKYYLARPNGVWGASRAEGSGGGPGAQALDVTATHTCSVCETAYELPDIADCPVQSGPICSLCCSLDAACGDVCRKAPQGGAVVLPMPTVRRF